In Solenopsis invicta isolate M01_SB chromosome 6, UNIL_Sinv_3.0, whole genome shotgun sequence, the genomic window CACCGtaaatactataaattaatgtacaataagttattacttattataagtGATGACTTATAACTTGTGCATGTgttgtttcttatatttattctaattattcaTACAATAGttgaatttatattaagttatcATAAGACTGTTATGATTTCGCGACATTATCTAAACAATTAAAGTTGCATTGCGAATAGAATGGATCGATTTTGATCACATTTAGTTACAGAATACGGGGCGTATCGTTATGTTTACAAGAAGTTTACAAGAGAAATAGAACCGAGATAAGCTTAAGGTAAGAATAAAACTtgagatataaaaaatgtgtttgtgtgtgtacatacgcgcgcgcgcgcgcgcgcacacacacacacacacacacacacacacacacacacacacacacacacacacacaggaaTATTGCGTgacaatttaaataatgagcaattaaaattaattttttatgattatgcATTGGTCGCAGCAGCGATATAGCGGTGATGTAAAGCATAGGTTTCTGTGCACGAAAAAGAAATTGATGAATGGCCAAtcttaattacttattatttaaaaactcaatattcaaaattatctCGATTGCTATCATGTTCTTTTAAACttaatagggaacactttctaGCATCCTGTCATGTATCTGATAGTCACGGAATGCGCTTTGTTATCTTGTAGAAAtgtactattataatattaatataagttttGATTCATGTATATAAATGGGtaatttaatatagaaatatgtaaACATATGATACAGAACAGAATATGTGAATATGCACTATTTAATACtatacaattacaaaattttacgatATCATTGGTTAAAGATGAAAGAAAAAGTGATTTTGTTTCGTTTTATATAGgcgttttattttacattttctactAGAAAAGAAATTCAGAGAAATTTCGTATCTCGTAATTTTTCCGATAATCGCACATTAGTAAAAAATTTGGCAtctgtttatcattaaaattgtttattatctACAGGAAATACGTGAATATATTCGCAAGAGAGATACAATTTGCGcgtttataatacataataatatgttCGTTTGCAGtctttattcttgttttttctTTGTTCCGAATATCTTTCctataaaaaaggaaaacagTTTACCTTTCCAGTCCTTTTCGATGCGTTTTAAAACCAGTCGCTTTGTGGAAATGTTGTGAAGTGGGCCAAATGCTAATGCGACAGCTGTACAAGCAAGGCATATAACATTATAAGGCATACTAAAATCTGGAGTCGGAAGACTAATGAGCAAGGACTCTGTCCGTAATTGTACTAGATAATCATCCCTCGAAGCGTTAAAACtgtaagtttaattattaattattactttgatCATCGTTTATTCCGCTTATTATTacaatgaaaaagaaaagaagattttTGTGTCATTGATTGGTAGAAGAAAAAACTAAATGAACGAACCTCGAAGTAATTGTACTTCCGTCGAGCGGTAGAGCGGTGTAATTTCTAGCTATGGGTAATAAGGCTGTGACCACAGCTGGTCCCATGTAAAAACCGTGATTAGCATCCGGCGGATACTCCTGCCATTTGAGGAATAGATAATCCATATCTATGGCGATTTTTGTTACCGAGTGCGGAGGCAGGCGCAGGATTAATTCTAAATAGTATGGGCTTTTCCTCTCCCTTCCAGGTAAATAACGTTGCGCTActgtaatatcataaaaatgtatCGACATTTAATCATGTTGTAGTtgtcataataataaaacttttttataaattttattcgatcgcCTAATCATGCACAtgttttataaagaataaatttactgACAACtctatatttacattattttacaattattttattttatacttacatGGATGAACTCGTTGATTATTACAAGTTATTGTAATGGAATGTAAGTAAACCAGTAAGTACCATGGAATATTTTCCAGTAAGATTACATCTAATGCCTGCCAgtgattattatataatttagtcACTAAACTGCCTCTTTCTTGGCCATATCCTAAAGAATTATATCAAAgtatatgaatttattattaaggaagtatttttgaaagatcaagagattttttttaattatttccataCAAGTATCCCTTTATTTACGACTACCTTGACTTACGACcgattattgattaaaaatgaactaaaagatttataataaagttgatAAGCATTCATAGTgatccaaattaaatattaataataaaaaagagttataaccttagaaaaatttttttgtcacttgctaaataaaaatctattaccatttttagaaataaaattacataaataacgttgtatttatataaaatataaatgcatttaaCTTACAATCAATTTGATTCATTAAGTCTTGTAATCCCATCATAAGAGGgatacttataaatatataacaaaagatataaatttataaaaacttcttttaCGTAAAACATACCGATAATATATCTATTCGCATAGAGGAttgaagaataatatataacgtTACTCTTTGGTGCACTATGTACAGcagcaatattaaatattcctcTGCTCGAATGTGCCCTGATATCATATATCGCTATTTCATTCTGCTGTCCACCACGCAAGCTAGCAACTTTCGCACTTGGTGGTGGTGTTAATTCATATATATGATTCGTATTGTTACCCGAAATATCaacataaatattacttaacgTTGCTAGCGGACATGCACCTTTAACCCCCATTCCAAAAAATTTTCGTATCGACCAATCCTGTACGAATCGAAAATTGTGAATAATCGGCGAAtacacaatttataataatgattttatgtcAATAAACTCACTTGATTCGCATCTGCCATTGTGTCATATATCAAGGAAACAGTCTGTCGCAGTTCTAAAGACGTTCTTGTGCAA contains:
- the LOC105195508 gene encoding GPI transamidase component PIG-T, whose amino-acid sequence is MITSHVLVLLTGLIGVGTCNNAYNDFFDEELMLKPLSNNHVYAYFQFSTIWETANSVEALQHSHLFPRGLGEIIGRHNVDELHVTLTEGLWNYQKWGYPFHDAGPGAEVTAWFNKNITNIDEEWKGLTNALAGLLCASLNFVDASNSMSPEFTFRPTGVTDGPVNSSHLRYSSLPREIVCTENLTPFKKLLPCDSKRGLATLLNSAHIHNTNYHSIGIHFRSICRDITCTRTSLELRQTVSLIYDTMADANQDWSIRKFFGMGVKGACPLATLSNIYVDISGNNTNHIYELTPPPSAKVASLRGGQQNEIAIYDIRAHSSRGIFNIAAVHSAPKSNVIYYSSILYANRYIIGYGQERGSLVTKLYNNHWQALDVILLENIPWYLLVYLHSITITCNNQRVHPLAQRYLPGRERKSPYYLELILRLPPHSVTKIAIDMDYLFLKWQEYPPDANHGFYMGPAVVTALLPIARNYTALPLDGSTITSSFNASRDDYLVQLRTESLLISLPTPDFSMPYNVICLACTAVALAFGPLHNISTKRLVLKRIEKDWKGKLFSFFIGKIFGTKKKQE